From the genome of Catenulispora sp. MAP5-51:
CCTTCGCCATGATCGTGGCCTCGTAGTTCTCCGGGTCCATCTCCAGGATCTGCTCCAGCACCTCCGCGGCCTCGGCCAGCGCGCCGTACTTGAGCATCGTGAAGGCCGCCAGCCGCAGCTTCTCGATGGTCGCCGGCTCGGCCGGCTCGCCGTCGCCGCGGATCTCCACGCACTTGTCGAGCATCGGCTGGAAGCGCTTCGGCGGCCCGAACAGCTGCAGGCCCACGATGATGCCCGGGACGGTCACCGGGTCGCGCATCGGGGTGGCCAGCGCCGTCTCGAAGTCGGCCAGGGCCTGGTCCCACTTGCCCAGCTGGAAGCGGATCTGGCCCAGGACCGCGGTGCGGTCGCCGCCGACGTCGGGCAGTTCGATGCGCTGGATCAGGCGCTCGGCGGCGCGGTGGTCCTGGTAGCCGAGCATGTAGAGCGAGCCGAGTTGGAACAGCGTGGTGGTCTGGGTCGGGGCCACCCGCAGGATGGCCTTGTAGGCCTCCTTGGCCTCGTCGTTCATGTGCAGGCGTTTGTAGATGGTGGCCGCGGAGGTCAGGGCCCCGGGGTCGTCGCCGGCCAGCGCGATCGCGTCCTTCGCGGCGGCCACGGCCTCCTCGCGCCGGCCCATCTCGGCCAGGACGCGGCCCTGCAGGGACACCGCCTCGCTGGCGCCCGGGAACCGGCGCCGGCCCTCGGTGGCCAGGTCGAGGGCTTCGTCGAGGCGGTCCAGGTCCTCCAGGGCGTGGACGGTCCAGCGGAACAGCGCGCGGGTCGCCTCGCCCTCCTGGACCAGCGGCAGGGCCAGCGCGACGAGGTCCTCGTGGCGGTCGTCGTCACCGGCGATCTCGGCGGCCAGCAGCCGCGCCGGGACCAGCGTCGGGTCCGCCGCCAGCATCGCGGTCACCAGTGCCCGGCAGCGGTCGCGCGAGTCCTTGGACCAGGCGTGGTTGTAGACGGCCGCGCGCCACATCGACGCCGCGATGCGCGCCTGGCGCCGCAGCAGCTCCGGGTCCGTCCCGGCGGTGCCCGGCGTGCCCAGGTCCGGGATGTCCAGGGCCTGGCAGCCCAGGGTGTAGACGTCGAGCATCGGCGCCGGAAGCCCTTGCGTCTCCAGGGTGTCGAGCACTTCGCGGACCCGGTACGGCTTCGGCCTGAGCCGCAGGGCCGAGGTGAACGCCTCCCGGGCGCGCTCGATCGCCCCGAGCCGGAGCTTCACGATGCCGGCCTGGATCAGGAACGCGGTGTTCATCGGCTCCAGCTGGAGCGCCTGCTCCATGGCGGCTTCGGCTTCCCGCCAGCGGTACTCGTCGACCAGGACCATGGCCCGGGCCTGGAAGCTCTCGCCGGCCTGCGGATCCACCTCGATCGCGCGGTCGGCCGCGGCCAGCGCGTCGGCCCGCCGACCGGGGAACCGGCCGAGCACCTGCGCGTACAGCCGCAGCACCCGGCCCTCGTCCGGCGCGATCTCCAGCGCGCGCGTCAGCAGCGCGAGCGCCTCGTCGAACTCCTGCTCCTGTTTCTGGACCAGCGCCGCGCGGTAGAAGCCCTCGGTGTCCTGCGGC
Proteins encoded in this window:
- a CDS encoding tetratricopeptide repeat protein — protein: MADEDALRTAVERAVALIRLERHAEAEPMLRKVLAADPEHFGALANLAWLLDLADRRAEALQTARLVIARWPQDTEGFYRAALVQKQEQEFDEALALLTRALEIAPDEGRVLRLYAQVLGRFPGRRADALAAADRAIEVDPQAGESFQARAMVLVDEYRWREAEAAMEQALQLEPMNTAFLIQAGIVKLRLGAIERAREAFTSALRLRPKPYRVREVLDTLETQGLPAPMLDVYTLGCQALDIPDLGTPGTAGTDPELLRRQARIAASMWRAAVYNHAWSKDSRDRCRALVTAMLAADPTLVPARLLAAEIAGDDDRHEDLVALALPLVQEGEATRALFRWTVHALEDLDRLDEALDLATEGRRRFPGASEAVSLQGRVLAEMGRREEAVAAAKDAIALAGDDPGALTSAATIYKRLHMNDEAKEAYKAILRVAPTQTTTLFQLGSLYMLGYQDHRAAERLIQRIELPDVGGDRTAVLGQIRFQLGKWDQALADFETALATPMRDPVTVPGIIVGLQLFGPPKRFQPMLDKCVEIRGDGEPAEPATIEKLRLAAFTMLKYGALAEAAEVLEQILEMDPENYEATIMAKVVADPDEPEHAEAIAVVYVEDAHDDELL